The Acidobacteriota bacterium region GGAGCGCCCTACTGCGCCAGCGCTTGGCCCTCTACCGACCGGCCCTCGGGCTCACCGTGGCCCTCGCCGCCACCTTTCTGGCGCTCCAAGGGGCAGCCTATTCGGACGCATTCGGCCGCGGCCTCTATCCATCGACCAGCACCTTCTTCGCCCTCTACTTCACCCTCACCGGCCTCACCGCCGTCCACGTCCTGGGCGGCGCGCTGATGATTCTCTACCTCTGGGCCTCGGGCCCGGGATTCTGGAAGCGGGCGCCGCAGCAACTCCTCCATCGCGTCGAAGCCAGCGGCCTCTTCTGGCACTTCGTCGGGCTGGTCTGGATCTTCCTGTTCCCGCTCCTCTACCTCATCTAGAGCTCCTGGCGAGACCGTCACCATGTCCCTCAAGGCCCTCCACGTCGTCCTGCTCTGCCTCAGCATCCTTCTCATGTTGGGGACCGGTGGTTGGCTGGTCGTGACCCGCGACGAGCCCCTCGCTCTCGCTTTCGCCGCCGCCTGCTTCGCCTTCGCCCTCGGCTTGCTGGCCTACGGTCGCTGGTTTCTAATCCGCCACCGGGAGATCAGCTACCTGTGACCTCGCATCGCCGACGCTTCGTCGCTTTCTGCCTCGCCGTCTTCGGCGCCCTGCTGCTGAGCCACGACCTCTCCGCCTGTCCGGTCTGCTTCGGCGAAGCCGAGGACCCGACCCTCGACGCGGCCCGCTGGTCGGTGATCTTCCTCGGCAGTCTGCTCTACACCGTGCTCGCCAGCGGTTGCCTGTTGTTCTTCCTGCTGCGGCGCCGCGCCCGGCGGCTGCAGGGCCGCGCCGAGATCGCCGGCTGAA contains the following coding sequences:
- a CDS encoding cytochrome c oxidase subunit 3, whose protein sequence is MHNVQLGIWLFLASEVMLFGALFAAYLLLRVGAADPWPPGATILDLPLGLLATFVLILSNVTMVAGWSALLRQRLALYRPALGLTVALAATFLALQGAAYSDAFGRGLYPSTSTFFALYFTLTGLTAVHVLGGALMILYLWASGPGFWKRAPQQLLHRVEASGLFWHFVGLVWIFLFPLLYLI